acttaccaaaaatagttaATGGGTCCTCTTATTTCTccaatttttctttcttttcacaCTATTTTTACCCcactatttttattttatatattaaaaatggGTCCCGCCACTTCACCCACTTTTATTTATCCTTTTCgctactttatacatatttcttaattTTCGTGTCCAATTTTTTGATAACAAATTAAAAGGACGGAGGGAATAGTATTTAATAAATCGTTTTTCAACGAGAAGAATTTTAAGTATATATAGAATGCCAGCAAAGATTGCTTAGTTGGATCCTATTGATCACACTCAATTTCAGGGAGAAAAATTTATTATTACACAATTTATCTCGGGTTCACATAGTATATATAGGGAATACATGCTTTGTTATAAAAATCagccgattttttaaaaatcgccgataaatcgctcaaaaattggtcaaaaatatttgtccgatttgaccgatttccgataaatcgccgattaatcatccgattttttaaaaatcgtccgataaatcgtaaatcggtacCTCAACTGAATAGTTCCGATTTCCAAAATCTATAACGCTTGATACATGGGAAAGAGTCATCTACACTGATTAGTTAGtcaaattaaataattttacTGGCTATTTGATACTTACAGGGTTTATGATCAAATTTTTACTGCATCTAGCAGATTATGTTCTTGATTTGTTTGTAAGCTAAACAATTAAGCTCAATACAGTCCCtgcatcattttgcttgtaaGCTAAATACAGTCTCTGCGTCCATTCTTAAACCAAGAACTAATAACTACAACTACAACTAACACAATTCAACTCCCAAAATGAAACTGCACAAAATCAAGAACTCAAACCAAGATCACCATCTTCTAACAATCAAAATCTCAACTTTCCAACTACCCTTTTCAAGATTCACCTTCAATTGCATCTTCCTCATCTCAATTTTCAATTTCACAGTTTCTTCATCATCATTCCCAATACCACCCCCAATTCCAATTTTACCCCTCCCAACTTCACCTCAACTCTCATGGCAGCTCTCAGAAATGGCCCTTTTTCTCCACTTTGGGCCAAACACTTTTACCAACACTGAATGGGGCTCAGGTCATGCTGACCCATCTGTATTTGCACCCATGGATCTTAATGTGACCCAATGGGTCAATGTAGCTAAAGAAAATGGGTTTTCAAGAGTTATTTTAACAGCTAAACATCATGATGGGTTTTGCTTGTGGCCTTCTGATTTTACTGATTATTCAGTAAAGTCAAGTTCTTGGAGAAATGGGAGTGGTGATGTTGTGGGTGAATTGGCTGAGGCTGCTGCTAAGGCTGGGATTCAGTTAGGTCTTTATCTTTCTCCATGGGATCGGCACGAAAGGGTCTATGGGAAGACAGTGGAATACAATGAGTACTATATGGGACAAATGACTGAGCTACTTACAAGGTAGAATTTCGGTTTTTATTGATTTTTGAGCTTGTTTAATTACGTTGAAATCTTTACTTGTTACTTATGATTGAGTTATAAGTTGTTATTTGTTTGGAAATATATTAGATATGGTGAGGTGAAGGAGGTATGGTTGGATGGTGCCAAAGGTGAGGATGAAAAGGATATGGAATATTTTTTCGATGATTGGTTTAGTCTCATTCATCAACTGCAGCCTGGCGCGGTCATTTTCTCTGATGCTGGTCCGGACACAAGATGGGTTGGAGATGAAGCTGGTTATGCTAGCAATACATGCTGGTCCCTGTTTAATCGTAGTGATGCAACTATAGGTGGCACTGACACTCAGTAAGTCCTTTCTCAATGCACATATCTTTATCAGTTTACATTGAATTCTGTGAGTTTTTTTAGCTTCGATAAATATATATTCCTATAGAATATAGTGCCAAAATCTTCATAATTGATTCTAGTGAAAAAAATGTGTCATTTGGATGTTTACACGAGGTCATATATTAAAGCTGAGCCCGTGTGTTTTATTATCTAGCACCAGTTCAACAGCAATTTGAATGCAGCTCTTCATGGATTTGACAGAACTATGCAACTAGATGACAACGGCTTTAAATTGTTAGGCTTTCTCATGTGATGATATGAACTTCCCATTGACCTAAATATATGTCCTTGTTATTCGAAGTGTTCTTGCCTACTTAGCAGGCCTAGTAAGATCAAATTAGTTAAATGGTGATTCTATTTGTTTTGAAAAGGTTATtgtgtttgataacatcatctgATGGAATAAGCCTAAGCCAATAGGGCAACTTATCACAATTCATAGTTTTCCCGCATCAGTTGAGTAATGCAATTACTATGTATGCATTCAAGATATTATTGTGATGATTACATAGAACAAATTTATTTTACAAGCATATGTGGATCAAACTCTTTTTTTTGTCCTTACCAGTTCCGCTAAATAACCAGTAAATTCTTTGTATCTATATGTTTGCTGagttatggaattattaaatttCCTTCTAAAATATCCATTCCCAAGACGGCAGATTCTCAAAGAGTTATTCCTATATACTAATTGTACACAACACTGCATCTACAACTGATCTGTTGATTCTTTAGAAAAATGCAAATTTACTTTAATTGTTTTACGTGTGATGCCCATAATAATTACCTGTTATTTTTTCTACATTGAACTAAGAAATATGTACACCTCAGTAatcatttgctctttgtaaaATTGAAAAACCAGGTATTCTCAACAAGGAGACCCCTATGGCCATGACTGGGTACCTGCCGAGTGTGATGTCTCCATTAGGCCGGGTTGGTTTT
The sequence above is drawn from the Apium graveolens cultivar Ventura chromosome 2, ASM990537v1, whole genome shotgun sequence genome and encodes:
- the LOC141707401 gene encoding alpha-L-fucosidase 1 produces the protein MKLHKIKNSNQDHHLLTIKISTFQLPFSRFTFNCIFLISIFNFTVSSSSFPIPPPIPILPLPTSPQLSWQLSEMALFLHFGPNTFTNTEWGSGHADPSVFAPMDLNVTQWVNVAKENGFSRVILTAKHHDGFCLWPSDFTDYSVKSSSWRNGSGDVVGELAEAAAKAGIQLGLYLSPWDRHERVYGKTVEYNEYYMGQMTELLTRYGEVKEVWLDGAKGEDEKDMEYFFDDWFSLIHQLQPGAVIFSDAGPDTRWVGDEAGYASNTCWSLFNRSDATIGGTDTQYSQQGDPYGHDWVPAECDVSIRPGWFWHTDEVPKSALNLLDLFYKSVGRNCLLLLNIPPNSSGLISDKDIEVLGEFTKLRSFIFSHNLAKNAKLSVSSTRGGLNDSRFESYNVLKEGIYSYWAPRKDQSSWVLYLDFPELVTFNVLLVQEPIQMGQRIIKFHLDILNKKGEWQKVAKGTTVGYQRLLLFPKAETHGIRLVIDKSRADPLISYLGIFRDPFTNTNNLHSTNVVPKVDFKYSLFSKIQTKLLRWLQSSI